The DNA segment ACTTGTACGATGAAATTCATTTCATTTGTTAGATATTGTCAATAAAAAAGCCCCGCTTGATGCAGGGCTTTTAATCGATTGGCGAATTAACCGCGCAACCACGAATCCACGGTGCCGGCACCGTATTGTTCCTTCCAGGCTTTCAGGCCGCGGTGGTTGCCGCCCTTGGTTTCAATCAGTTCGCCGGTGTGCGGGTTCTGATAGACCTTGACCACACGAGCGCGGCGGGTTTTAGGTGCTGCAGCGGTCTGCAAGCCGGATTTTGCCGGGTTTGGATCGAGGATGGCGATGATGTCCTTCAGGCCTTTGCCGTAAGTTTTCATCAGCCCCTGGAGCTTTTCTTCGAATTCGATTTCTTTCTTGAGCCCGGCGTCGTTCTTCAGCGATTCCAGCTGCTTGAGCTGTTCCTGAAGGGCCTTTTCAGCTGCACGAAATTCAGCGAGTCTGGACAATATCTTTACTCCAATAGTGTGTTTGGCTGATACCAACCGCAAACAATGCTATAAGCCAAGAGCCGTGAAGCGACTCGGTGATAATGGCTCACCTGCGAATTTTGCTCAGGTTGAAAAAATTGTAGTAGTTAATGCGCCAAGAGTAAATCCTGATGTTGTCTTGATGTAACAACAGTGGTCTTTTGTATCAATTTGGTGCGCCTTATCGGTACGCTCGTCTTGAAACAGCTTAGTTAACGATGAGTTAATGCGTCGATGAAATCCGCAGCGGGCATCGGTTTGGCAAACAGATATCCCTGG comes from the Pseudomonas granadensis genome and includes:
- a CDS encoding histone-like nucleoid-structuring protein, MvaT/MvaU family encodes the protein MSRLAEFRAAEKALQEQLKQLESLKNDAGLKKEIEFEEKLQGLMKTYGKGLKDIIAILDPNPAKSGLQTAAAPKTRRARVVKVYQNPHTGELIETKGGNHRGLKAWKEQYGAGTVDSWLRG